The following coding sequences lie in one Candidatus Marinarcus aquaticus genomic window:
- a CDS encoding PepSY-associated TM helix domain-containing protein, translated as MTKEESKKLLKQRFQRVHVMVGITFSYLMYIAVFFGIFAILLPYITLWEKPSRHIQSADITKINYSAMIDPVLADPDYPKINGVTITLPNYMEDPTVKISAMFTKTKLFNPNTGEEIVNEDEQSQLARFLNIMHYGWEFKRFGYVIFGFMAVAVMFLVIGGVIQTVLIKYKSSGKNAQSRFSKWHRKIFTWVFPPFIIITLTGALMNIGYSGSSPMAYLASKGQTSEVWTLAGPVLFPPLPIREKKNDNVKMLSMNELIKRAKELNPKIDYQKITLTNWGDSSAQAKLLGYNPYMPFLNGISNKPSVTLSGVDGSLINQQKVMDKHWSGLFYDSIFFLHFLFGVDTFTRLFIATIMTVSIFAIGFGVMLYLEKKSRKFPLNIPVYNGLSKFSLSVMIGVIPATGLLFALQWLLPMDLQERFLWQKGSFFILWLATLMWSFYRINTYQAAKEFLALGGLLFCVSPLIHFYSSGFSPVELYRLGMREILSVDIGLLIFGIILLVVSRKLPTSKEDVQKYWTKIL; from the coding sequence ATGACAAAAGAAGAATCAAAAAAGCTATTAAAACAGAGGTTTCAACGCGTTCATGTGATGGTGGGAATAACATTCTCTTATTTGATGTATATTGCAGTTTTTTTTGGAATTTTTGCTATTTTATTACCCTACATAACACTGTGGGAAAAACCATCACGACATATACAGAGTGCTGATATAACTAAGATTAATTATTCAGCGATGATTGACCCAGTATTAGCTGACCCAGATTATCCTAAAATAAATGGGGTAACCATCACTTTACCCAATTATATGGAAGATCCTACGGTTAAAATTTCTGCTATGTTTACCAAAACAAAACTCTTTAACCCAAATACAGGTGAAGAGATTGTTAATGAAGATGAACAGTCTCAATTGGCTCGTTTTTTAAATATCATGCATTATGGTTGGGAATTTAAGCGATTTGGTTATGTTATTTTTGGATTTATGGCCGTTGCCGTAATGTTTTTGGTTATCGGAGGAGTCATACAGACAGTTTTAATTAAATATAAAAGCAGTGGCAAAAATGCACAAAGTCGATTTTCAAAATGGCACAGAAAAATTTTTACTTGGGTTTTCCCTCCTTTCATTATCATAACACTTACAGGTGCATTGATGAACATCGGATACAGTGGTTCTTCTCCTATGGCATATTTAGCATCCAAAGGACAAACAAGTGAAGTATGGACTTTAGCTGGACCAGTATTATTTCCACCATTACCTATTCGAGAAAAGAAAAATGACAATGTAAAGATGCTCAGTATGAATGAACTCATTAAAAGAGCAAAAGAGCTTAACCCTAAAATAGATTATCAAAAAATTACGCTTACAAATTGGGGGGATTCCAGTGCACAAGCAAAACTGCTAGGGTATAATCCATACATGCCTTTTTTAAATGGTATTTCAAATAAACCAAGTGTAACACTCAGTGGTGTGGATGGTAGTTTAATCAATCAACAAAAAGTTATGGACAAACATTGGTCGGGACTTTTTTATGACAGTATATTCTTTTTGCACTTTTTATTTGGGGTAGATACATTTACTCGGCTTTTTATTGCTACCATTATGACAGTTTCAATATTTGCAATTGGATTTGGTGTGATGCTTTATTTGGAAAAAAAATCCAGAAAGTTTCCCCTAAATATCCCTGTTTATAATGGATTAAGCAAGTTTTCTCTTTCTGTTATGATTGGAGTTATCCCTGCAACAGGACTTCTTTTTGCCTTGCAGTGGCTTTTACCTATGGATTTACAAGAGCGATTTTTATGGCAAAAAGGTTCATTTTTTATTCTATGGTTGGCAACATTAATGTGGTCTTTTTATCGCATCAACACTTATCAGGCTGCTAAAGAGTTTTTAGCTTTAGGTGGATTGTTGTTCTGTGTGAGTCCTTTGATTCATTTTTATAGCAGTGGTTTTTCTCCTGTAGAACTTTATCGCTTAGGAATGAGAGAGATTTTAAGTGTAGATATTGGTTTACTTATTTTTGGAATCATACTTTTGGTTGTCAGTAGAAAACTTCCTACAAGCAAAGAGGATGTACAAAAATATTGGACAAAGATACTTTAA